In Xenopus laevis strain J_2021 chromosome 2S, Xenopus_laevis_v10.1, whole genome shotgun sequence, a genomic segment contains:
- the lims1.S gene encoding LIM-type zinc finger domains 1 S homeolog: protein MLGVVGMTNSNMANALANAICERCRAGFAASEKIVNSNGELYHEQCFVCAQCFQQFPEGLFYEFEGRKYCEHDFQMLFAPCCHQCGEFIIGRVIKAMNNSWHPECFRCDICQQVLADIGFVKNAGRHLCRPCHNREKARGLGKYICQKCHAIIDEHPLIFKNDPYHPDHFNCANCGKELTADARELKGELYCLPCHDKMGVPICGACRRPIEGRVVNAMGKQWHVEHFVCAKCEKPFLGHRHYERKGLAYCETHYNQLFGDVCFHCNRVIEGDVVSALNKAWCVNCFACSTCNTKLTLKNKFVEFDMKPVCKKCYEKFPLELKKRLKKLSEPLARK, encoded by the exons CAACATGGCGAATGCTCTGGCAAATGCAATTTGTGAACGCTGCCGAGCTGGCTTTGCTGCTTCTGAGAAGATTGTCAACAGCAACGGAGAGCTGTACCATGAGCAGTGTTTTGTATGTGCTCAGTGCTTTCAGCAGTTCCCAGAGGGACTCTTCTATGAG tTTGAAGGCAGAAAATATTGTGAGCATGATTTCCAAATGCTGTTTGCTCCCTGCTGCCATCAGTGTG GTGAATTTATCATTGGCCGGGTCATTAAGGCTATGAACAACAGCTGGCATCCAGAGTGTTTCCGATGTGATATCTGTCAGCAAGTCCTGGCAGACATTGGATTTGTTAAGAATGCTGGAAG GCACCTTTGCCGTCCTTGTCACAACCGAGAGAAAGCAAGAGGACTTGGCAAATATATCTGCCAAAAGTGCCATGCTATTATTGATGAGCATCCCCTCATATTCAAGAATGACCCATATCACCCAGATCATTTTAACTGTGCCAACTGTGG AAAAGAGTTGACTGCTGATGCTCGGGAGCTAAAAGGTGAGCTGTATTGTTTGCCTTGTCATGACAAGATGGGTGTGCCTATATGTGGGGCTTGCAGAAGACCGATTGAAGGACGTGTGGTCAATGCTATGGGAAAGCAGTGGCATGTCGAG CATTTTGTAtgtgcaaagtgtgaaaaacCCTTTCTTGGCCATCGCCATTATGAGAGGAAAGGGCTGGCTTACTGTGAGACACATTACAACCAG ctCTTTGGAGATGTCTGCTTTCATTGTAACCGTGTTATTGAAGGTGATG ttgTATCTGCCCTGAACAAGGCCTGGTGTGTGAATTGTTTCGCATGTTCCACTTGCAACACAAAATTAACACTCAA gAACAAATTTGTTGAATTTGACATGAAGCCTGTCTGTAAGAAATGCTATGAGAAGTTTCCTCTGGAGTTAAAGAAAAGGCTTAAGAAGCTATCTGAACCCCTAGCAAGAAAATAA